One Asterias rubens chromosome 1, eAstRub1.3, whole genome shotgun sequence genomic region harbors:
- the LOC117292889 gene encoding kelch domain-containing protein 3-like, translated as MPHWTVHLDGGPRRVNHAAALVGGRIFLFGGYCTGGNYSSLVPIDVYVLNTVQLRWTKLPNASDEEFTKKLVPYLRYGHSVVNCNGLVYLWGGRNDNYGACREVFCYDTNTLKWSKPNTTGDAPFGRDGHSACLIEDEMYIFGGFTDGRIQCYSNTVFSLNLKEMEWRYINAKGEIPHWRDFHTAAANKHQMIVFGGRSDKSGQCYTNQEFYCNKLQVFDIQTKVWNAPATTGDVPIGRRSHSAFMYGGFMYMFGGYNDLTKTHFNDLYKLDLVNYEWSKVKTYGQTPRKRRRQCCIVVGDQVIMFGGTSPKDRVVRGGSDDENLMDLADLHILDFAPSLKTLCKVAVIQNRLDTSFLPIGIRWELEAMTTNNDISQPLEMPQG; from the exons ATGCCACACTGGACAGTCCACCTTGACGGCGGACCTCGAAGGGTCAATCATGCTGCAGCGCTAGTTGGAGGTCGTATCTTTCTGTTTGGCGGATACTGCACCGGTGGAAACTATAGTTCACTCGTACCCATTGATGTCTACGTCTTGAACACGG tTCAACTGAGGTGGACTAAGTTGCCAAATGCTAGTGATGAGGAGTTCACTAAGAAGCTGGTACCCTATCTTCGCTATGGTCACTCAGTGGTCAACTGCAATGGACTGGTGTACTTGTGGGGAGGGCGTAATGACAACTACGGTGCCTGTAGGGAAGTCTTCTGCTATGATACAA ATACCCTGAAGTGGTCCAAACCAAACACAACAGGTGATGCTCCGTTTGGTAGAGATGGCCACTCAGCTTGCCTCATTGAAGACGAGATGTACATATTTGGTGGCTTTACAGATGGG AGGATACAGTGCTACTCAAACACTGTGTTCAGCTTGAACCTAAAGGAGATGGAATGGAGGTACATCAATGCAAAG GGTGAAATACCTCACTGGCGTGACTTCCACACAGCGGCAGCCAACAAGCATCAGATGATTGTCTTTGGAGGTAGATCCGACAAGTCTGGCCAGTGTTACACCAATCAAGAATTCTACTGTAATAAGCTACAGGTGTTTGACATCCAGACCAAGGTGTGGAATGCACCTGCAACTACTGGCGATGTGCCCATCGGAAGGAGAAGCCACTCTGCTT TCATGTATGGAGGATTTATGTATATGTTTGGTGGCTACAATGACTTAACCAAAACACACTTCAACGACCTTTACAAGCTGGACTTGGTCAACTATGAgtggtcaaaggtcaaaacCTACGGGCAAACACCAAGGAAAAGACGGAGACAATGCTGCATTGTTGTTGGAGACCAGGTCATCATGTTTGGAGGAACAAG TCCCAAGGATAGAGTGGTACGTGGTGGCTCTGATGATGAGAATCTCATGGACCTGGCTGACCTCCACATACTCGACTTTG CTCCGTCATTGAAGACGCTGTGTAAAGTAGCTGTGATCCAGAACAGGCTCGACACTTCCTTCTTGCCCATAGGAATCAGATGGGAACTGGAAGCCATGACAACAAACAATGATATAAGTCAACCTCTAGAGATGCCTCAAGGTTAA